The Glutamicibacter mishrai DNA window CCTTGATGTTCAGCTTCCCGATTCTCAGCCGTGACGTGTACTCCTACCTTGCACAGGGCCGAATGCTGCACGCAGACAAATCACCATACTTGGAAGGCATCTCAGCGTTGCCGGGATGGTTTGACGGCGGCTCTGACGGGCTCTGGGCTCAATCGCCTTCACCCTACGGCCCTTTCTTTCTGGTCCTGGCCCGCTTCATCTTCTTCATTTCCAATGGCATTCCGGAAATCGGTGTGGGTCTGCTGCGAATTGTCGCGGTGCTTGGTGTCCTCGGCTGTTTCCACTTCACCGCGAAACTTGCACAGAAAATGGGTCAAAACCCCAACTGGGCTAACTGGGCAATCGTCGGCAACCCGCTATTCCTCTTAACCATGATCGGTGGCGTTCACAACGACGCACTGATGATCGCGGGAGTGTTCTCCGCGTTTGCCTACGCTTATGACCGCCGTCCTGCGGCAGCTACCCTTTCCTTGGCCATTGCTGTTTCGGTGAAGCCCATCGTCCTGCTCGTACTTCCATTCATCGGCCTGGTCATTCTCGACAAGAATCCGTCCAAGCGTGCCCGCTGGGCAGTATGGGCCAAGGTCTTCGTCTTGTCGCTGATCTGGCTTGGCATCATCGGTGCCGTAACAAACCTTTGGTTTGGCTGGCTGCCAGCAATGTTCACCGCTGGCGATGCAGCGTTCCCGTACGCGCCAGTGGGTCTGATCGGGTGGAGCGTCAGCAATCTGGCAGGGATGCTGGGTGGAGACATCGCGTTTGTCAACGGGCTAGTGGTGACACTCTTCCAGTTGCTGGGTTTGGTCATTGTTGCCCGACTGGCGCTGGCTAAAAACATCTCGAATCCCGTGCGTTTGGCAGCCTGGTCGCTCTCGGCCGCTGTGCTGCTGGCCCCGATTATCCAGCCGTGGTACATCCTGTGGCTCATCGCATTGTTCGCGATATCGCACCGAGTCTCCTGGTCATCGGAAAAATTGATGATCTATGTCTCCAGCCTGATCCTGGTGGCAGTTTTTGTTGACCAGCTCTCCATCGAACAGTGGCACTCAACATGGATGATGCGCACCTTCGCCGGGGTGCTCGTGGTACTGCTATTCGCCGGCCTCTTCCGTTTTGATGCGAAGACCCGGAGGATTCTGGCCGGCCCGGTGGGACCGCTGGGCATGGCGCACCCGGTTAAGAAGAAATAGCCAAGATCACATCATCGGGCACAGGATCCTCTGCGCACCGTCGGCTTAGATAGAACCATGCAAACGATGATTTGGCCTGCGGCCATAGCCGTGCTCGGCGCGGCCTTATTTCTCGGCGCGGCCGGCATCTTCCTGCTGGCGGTGCAGTACCGGCGCCATGGGCGGCTTTCCTGGCGCCGCACCATCACCACAGCCAC harbors:
- the mptB gene encoding polyprenol phosphomannose-dependent alpha 1,6 mannosyltransferase MptB, translating into MDISRKLLGESLPSLGWQGFAASAMITVASWGIGWFPRNQLSPLARSGFFIEFRTDVSGVITCIILMALGMVWLTRTWIVTRPRVQVATGITHRELGRLFGMWSAPLMFSFPILSRDVYSYLAQGRMLHADKSPYLEGISALPGWFDGGSDGLWAQSPSPYGPFFLVLARFIFFISNGIPEIGVGLLRIVAVLGVLGCFHFTAKLAQKMGQNPNWANWAIVGNPLFLLTMIGGVHNDALMIAGVFSAFAYAYDRRPAAATLSLAIAVSVKPIVLLVLPFIGLVILDKNPSKRARWAVWAKVFVLSLIWLGIIGAVTNLWFGWLPAMFTAGDAAFPYAPVGLIGWSVSNLAGMLGGDIAFVNGLVVTLFQLLGLVIVARLALAKNISNPVRLAAWSLSAAVLLAPIIQPWYILWLIALFAISHRVSWSSEKLMIYVSSLILVAVFVDQLSIEQWHSTWMMRTFAGVLVVLLFAGLFRFDAKTRRILAGPVGPLGMAHPVKKK